A genome region from Lutra lutra chromosome 11, mLutLut1.2, whole genome shotgun sequence includes the following:
- the FASTK gene encoding fas-activated serine/threonine kinase isoform X6 — MLRVLLSAQASAARLSGLLLLPPVQPCCLGPSKWGDRPPGGGLHAGPVQGLQRLLEQARSPGELLRWLGQNPTKVRAHHYPVALRRLGQLLGSQPRPPPVEQATLQDLSQLIIRNCPSFDPHTVHVCLHLAVLLGFPSDGPLMCALEQERRFRLPPKPPPTLQPDLCGGQRLEAALSCPRLLRRPRQHLIRSLAEARPEELTPNVMVLLAQHLARHRLREPQLLEAIAHFLVVQEAQLSSKVVQKLVLPFGRLNYLPLEQQFMPCLERILAREAGVAPLATVNILMSLCQLRCLPLRALHFVFSPSFINHISGAQTGRLAGTLAASGQDTAVELELPGYRGPRLPRRQQVPIFPQPLITDRARCKYSHKDIVAEGLRQLLGEEKYRQDLTVPPGYCTDFLLCVSSSGAVLPVRTQDPFLPYPPRSCAQGQAASQSTTHDPAQRVVLMLRERWHFCRDGRVLLGSRALRERHLGLLGYQLLPLPFEELESQRGLPQLKSYLRQKLQALGLRWGPEGG; from the exons ATGCTTCGAGTCCTGCTCTCTGCCCAGGCCTCTGCTGCTCGGCTGTCTGGCCTGCTGCTGCTCCCGCCAGTACAGCCCTGCTGTCTGGGGCCCAGCAAGTGGGGGGACCGGCCTCCTGGAGGAGGCCTCCATGCAGGCCCTGTGCAGGGGCTACAGCGGCTTCTGGAACAGGCGAGGAGCCCTGGGGAGCTGCTGCGTTGGCTGGGCCAGAACCCCACCAAGGTGCGCGCCCATCACTACCCTGTGGCACTTCGTCGTCTGGGTCAGCTCTTGGGGTCCCAGCCACGACCCCCTCCCGTGGAGCAGGCCACACTGCAGGACTTGAGTCAACTCATCATCCGAAACTGCCCCTCCTTTGATCCTCACACCGTCCACGTGTGTCTGCACCTTGCAGTCTTACTTG gCTTCCCGTCAGATGGGCCCCTGATGTGTGCCCTGGAGCAGGAGAGAAGGTTCCGCCTCCCTCCGAAGCCACCTCCCACTCTGCAACCCGACCTGTGCGGCGGGCAAAGATTGGAAGCTGCTCTGAGCTGCCCTCGTCTCCTGAGGCGTCCCCGACAGCATCTCATCCGCAGCCTGGCAG AGGCCAGGCCGGAGGAACTGACTCCCAACGTGATGGTGCTCCTGGCCCAGCACCTGGCCCGGCACCGGTTGCGGGAGccccagcttctggaggccaTTGCCCACTTCCTGGTGGTCCAGGAAGCCCAGCTCAGCAGCAAG GTGGTGCAGAAGTTGGTCCTGCCCTTTGGGCGGCTGAACTACTTGCCCCTGGAACAGCAGTTTATGCCTTGCCTTGAGAGGATCCTGGCTCGGGAAGCAGGGGTGGCTCCCCTGGCTACTGTCAACATCTTGATGTCACTGTGCCAGCTGCGGTGCCTGCCCCTCAGGGCTCTGCACTTTGTCTTTTCCCCAAGTTTCATCAACCACATCAGCGGTGCGCAGACGGGAAGGCTGGCTGGGACCCTGGCGGCCAGTGGGCAGG ACACGGCCGTGGAGCTGGAGCTTCCGGGATACCGGGGTCCCCGCCTTCCCCGAAGGCAGCAAGTGCCCATCTTCCCCCAGCCACTCATCACTGACCGTGCCCGCTGCAAGTACAG TCACAAGGATATAGTGGCAGAGGGGCTGCGCCAGCTGCTAGGGGAAGAGAAGTACCGACAGGACCTGACCGTGCCTCCAGGCTACTGCACAG aCTTCCTGCTGTGTGTCAGCAGCTCTGGTGCTGTGCTTCCCGTGAGGACCCAGGACCCCTTCCTACCCTACCCTCCCAGGTCCTGTGCCCAGGGCCAGGCTGCCTCCCAGTCCACTACCCACGACCCTGCCCAGAG GGTGGTGCTCATGCTGCGGGAACGTTGGCATTTCTGCCGCGACGGCCGAGTGCTGCTGGGCTCCCGGGCCCTACGGGAGCGGCACCTGGGCCTGCTGGGCTACCAGCTCCTGCCG CTACCCTTCGAGGAACTGGAGTCACAGAGAGGCCTGCCCCAGCTCAAGAGCTACCTGAGGCAGAAGCTCCAGGCCTTGGGCCTCCGCTGGGGGCCTGAAGGGGGGTGA
- the FASTK gene encoding fas-activated serine/threonine kinase isoform X5 translates to MRRPRGEPGSRAPRPTEGTTCAGPGEPWSPPNSMLRVLLSAQASAARLSGLLLLPPVQPCCLGPSKWGDRPPGGGLHAGPVQGLQRLLEQARSPGELLRWLGQNPTKVRAHHYPVALRRLGQLLGSQPRPPPVEQATLQDLSQLIIRNCPSFDPHTVHVCLHLAVLLGFPSDGPLMCALEQERRFRLPPKPPPTLQPDLCGGQRLEAALSCPRLLRRPRQHLIRSLAEARPEELTPNVMVLLAQHLARHRLREPQLLEAIAHFLVVQEAQLSSKVVQKLVLPFGRLNYLPLEQQFMPCLERILAREAGVAPLATVNILMSLCQLRCLPLRALHFVFSPSFINHISGTPHALIVRRYLSLLDTAVELELPGYRGPRLPRRQQVPIFPQPLITDRARCKYSHKDIVAEGLRQLLGEEKYRQDLTVPPGYCTDFLLCVSSSGAVLPVRTQDPFLPYPPRSCAQGQAASQSTTHDPAQRVVLMLRERWHFCRDGRVLLGSRALRERHLGLLGYQLLPLPFEELESQRGLPQLKSYLRQKLQALGLRWGPEGG, encoded by the exons ATGAGGAGGCCGCGGGGGGAGCCCGGCTCCCGGGCCCCGAGACCGACTGAGGGAACGACCTGCGCGGGGCCTGGGGAGCCAT GGTCTCCACCCAACTCCATGCTTCGAGTCCTGCTCTCTGCCCAGGCCTCTGCTGCTCGGCTGTCTGGCCTGCTGCTGCTCCCGCCAGTACAGCCCTGCTGTCTGGGGCCCAGCAAGTGGGGGGACCGGCCTCCTGGAGGAGGCCTCCATGCAGGCCCTGTGCAGGGGCTACAGCGGCTTCTGGAACAGGCGAGGAGCCCTGGGGAGCTGCTGCGTTGGCTGGGCCAGAACCCCACCAAGGTGCGCGCCCATCACTACCCTGTGGCACTTCGTCGTCTGGGTCAGCTCTTGGGGTCCCAGCCACGACCCCCTCCCGTGGAGCAGGCCACACTGCAGGACTTGAGTCAACTCATCATCCGAAACTGCCCCTCCTTTGATCCTCACACCGTCCACGTGTGTCTGCACCTTGCAGTCTTACTTG gCTTCCCGTCAGATGGGCCCCTGATGTGTGCCCTGGAGCAGGAGAGAAGGTTCCGCCTCCCTCCGAAGCCACCTCCCACTCTGCAACCCGACCTGTGCGGCGGGCAAAGATTGGAAGCTGCTCTGAGCTGCCCTCGTCTCCTGAGGCGTCCCCGACAGCATCTCATCCGCAGCCTGGCAG AGGCCAGGCCGGAGGAACTGACTCCCAACGTGATGGTGCTCCTGGCCCAGCACCTGGCCCGGCACCGGTTGCGGGAGccccagcttctggaggccaTTGCCCACTTCCTGGTGGTCCAGGAAGCCCAGCTCAGCAGCAAG GTGGTGCAGAAGTTGGTCCTGCCCTTTGGGCGGCTGAACTACTTGCCCCTGGAACAGCAGTTTATGCCTTGCCTTGAGAGGATCCTGGCTCGGGAAGCAGGGGTGGCTCCCCTGGCTACTGTCAACATCTTGATGTCACTGTGCCAGCTGCGGTGCCTGCCCCTCAGGGCTCTGCACTTTGTCTTTTCCCCAAGTTTCATCAACCACATCAGCG GCACCCCTCACGCCCTGATTGTGCGGCGCTACCTCTCCCTGCTAGACACGGCCGTGGAGCTGGAGCTTCCGGGATACCGGGGTCCCCGCCTTCCCCGAAGGCAGCAAGTGCCCATCTTCCCCCAGCCACTCATCACTGACCGTGCCCGCTGCAAGTACAG TCACAAGGATATAGTGGCAGAGGGGCTGCGCCAGCTGCTAGGGGAAGAGAAGTACCGACAGGACCTGACCGTGCCTCCAGGCTACTGCACAG aCTTCCTGCTGTGTGTCAGCAGCTCTGGTGCTGTGCTTCCCGTGAGGACCCAGGACCCCTTCCTACCCTACCCTCCCAGGTCCTGTGCCCAGGGCCAGGCTGCCTCCCAGTCCACTACCCACGACCCTGCCCAGAG GGTGGTGCTCATGCTGCGGGAACGTTGGCATTTCTGCCGCGACGGCCGAGTGCTGCTGGGCTCCCGGGCCCTACGGGAGCGGCACCTGGGCCTGCTGGGCTACCAGCTCCTGCCG CTACCCTTCGAGGAACTGGAGTCACAGAGAGGCCTGCCCCAGCTCAAGAGCTACCTGAGGCAGAAGCTCCAGGCCTTGGGCCTCCGCTGGGGGCCTGAAGGGGGGTGA
- the FASTK gene encoding fas-activated serine/threonine kinase isoform X7 has protein sequence MGRAAGGRRELVLATVTTVSWRCWAGVGVGAPDTTDSAPLQSCALGLHGRPARWALRSRFTGEEAWAERRSHLSKVMQLVSGSAQHGTQDRPAAEPAFHPPCRCRLLREGEVVGRAYRRGKLGSRLGTTTNPIRDLGLNPFSSLGLGFSTCEIEVVPALPATSEARMEHQRRYVVHVDLLCKYPCADYTEGSPPNSMLRVLLSAQASAARLSGLLLLPPVQPCCLGPSKWGDRPPGGGLHAGPVQGLQRLLEQARSPGELLRWLGQNPTKVRAHHYPVALRRLGQLLGSQPRPPPVEQATLQDLSQLIIRNCPSFDPHTVHVCLHLAVLLGFPSDGPLMCALEQERRFRLPPKPPPTLQPDLCGGQRLEAALSCPRLLRRPRQHLIRSLAEARPEELTPNVMVLLAQHLARHRLREPQLLEAIAHFLVVQEAQLSSKFSALGAVLASLSPLLSLRGQTPQRCLHWFD, from the exons ATGGGGCGGGCTGCGGGAGGGCGGCGGGAGTTGGTGTTGGCGACCGTGACCACGGTCTCCTGGCGTTGCTGGGccggggtgggtgtgggggcccCTGACACCACCGACTCCGCGCCATTGCAAAGCTGCGCGCTCGGGCTCCACGGGCGCCCTGCGAGGTGGGCGCTGCGTTCTCGTTTCACGGGCGAGGAGGCTTGGGCAGAGAGACGAAgccacttgtccaaggtcatgcagctggtAAGTGGGAgcgcccagcatggaacccaggACCGCCCGGCCGCCGAGCCCGCGTTCCACCCTCCTTGCCGCTGCCGCCTCCTGCGAGAGGGGGAGGTGGTCGGGAGGGCGTATCGACGGGGCaagctgggctccaggctgggcacgACCACTAACCCGATCCGTGACCTCGGGCTTAaccccttttcctctctgggccttggtttctccACCTGTGAAATCGAGGTAGTGCCAGCCCTGCCTGCCACCTCGGAGGCGCGTATGGAGCATCAGAGGAGATACGTAGTGCATGTGGACTTGCTTTGTAAATATCCCTGTGCTGACTACACCGAAG GGTCTCCACCCAACTCCATGCTTCGAGTCCTGCTCTCTGCCCAGGCCTCTGCTGCTCGGCTGTCTGGCCTGCTGCTGCTCCCGCCAGTACAGCCCTGCTGTCTGGGGCCCAGCAAGTGGGGGGACCGGCCTCCTGGAGGAGGCCTCCATGCAGGCCCTGTGCAGGGGCTACAGCGGCTTCTGGAACAGGCGAGGAGCCCTGGGGAGCTGCTGCGTTGGCTGGGCCAGAACCCCACCAAGGTGCGCGCCCATCACTACCCTGTGGCACTTCGTCGTCTGGGTCAGCTCTTGGGGTCCCAGCCACGACCCCCTCCCGTGGAGCAGGCCACACTGCAGGACTTGAGTCAACTCATCATCCGAAACTGCCCCTCCTTTGATCCTCACACCGTCCACGTGTGTCTGCACCTTGCAGTCTTACTTG gCTTCCCGTCAGATGGGCCCCTGATGTGTGCCCTGGAGCAGGAGAGAAGGTTCCGCCTCCCTCCGAAGCCACCTCCCACTCTGCAACCCGACCTGTGCGGCGGGCAAAGATTGGAAGCTGCTCTGAGCTGCCCTCGTCTCCTGAGGCGTCCCCGACAGCATCTCATCCGCAGCCTGGCAG AGGCCAGGCCGGAGGAACTGACTCCCAACGTGATGGTGCTCCTGGCCCAGCACCTGGCCCGGCACCGGTTGCGGGAGccccagcttctggaggccaTTGCCCACTTCCTGGTGGTCCAGGAAGCCCAGCTCAGCAGCAAG TTCTCCGCACTCGGCGCTGTCTTAGCTTCGTTGAGCCCACTCCTAAGTCTTCGGGGCCAGACCCCACAGCGATGTCTCCATTGGTTTGATTAA